In Ruania alkalisoli, the DNA window CGCCAAGGCAACCAAGGCGGTCGCCGCTCAGAACATGGCACGCCGCGCGGAACGGATGCTCGCCGGCCTGGACGAGGTGCGCGCTGCTGACAAGGTCGCCAAGCTCAGGTTCCCCGACCCGGCACCATGCGGGAAGACGCCATTGCGAGCCCAGGGACTGTCGAAGTCCTACGGATCCCTCGAGGTGTTCACCGACGTCGATCTGGCGATCGACCGCGGCTCGAAGGTCGTCGTTCTGGGCCTCAACGGTGCCGGGAAGACCACCCTGCTGCGGCTGCTCGCCGGGACCGAACCCTCCGACACCGGTGAGGTGCTCCCCGGGCACGGCCTGAAGGTGGGCTACTACGCCCAGGAGCATGAGACCCTCGACACCGAACGCACCGTGGTGGAGAACCTGCGTACAGCCGCACCGGATCTCACCGACACCCAGGTGCGCAGCGTGCTCGGGTCATTCCTGTTCTCCGGGGACGACGCGGAGAAGCCGGCGAAGGTACTCTCCGGCGGCGAGAAGACCCGGTTGGCCCTCGCTGTGCTGGTCGTGTCTCAGGCGAATGTGCTGTTGCTGGATGAGCCGACCAACAACCTCGACCCGGCCAGCCGCGAGGAGATTCTCGCCGCGTTGCGCAGCTTCACCGGAGCCGTGGTGCTGGTCACGCACGACGAGGGAGCCGTCCAGGCTCTCGAGCCGGAGCGCGTGCTACTGCTTCCCGATGGTGACGAGGACCTCTGGAACTCCAACTACCTTGAGCTGGTCTCACTCGCCTGATCGTCGCCGGTGCGACCCGGCTCGACCTCGACACGTGCGCGTCGCGCGGCCTCGAGCTGAGCGTCGATGATCGCGTCCTCCTCGTCGGCCTCGGTGCGGCGCCGCGGCCGTCGCGTGCCGGGGTAGCTGGCGGTTGCCCCGGCCTGTGATGGCGCGACGGCGGCCACTTCGGGCCCCGCCAAGGCGATCGCCTCGCGGCGGGCCAGGACCACGATCCCGACGAGCGCACCGAGGGCGAATACCCACCACTGGAACGCATAGGAGAGGTGGTTGCCGAGGTCGGCGCTCGGTCGCGGCAGCGGTGCAGGCGGTGTGGCTGTGGTCGGGGATTCCTCGACCAGCACTCCGTAGGCGCCGGTGACCACCGTGCCTGCGAGGTCGGCGCCCGGAGCGGCCACATCCAGGACCTGCGAGGGGTTGATCGCGTAGACCTGGCGGCCGCTGAGGTCCCGTTCGCTCGGGGGTTCGGCAGCCCGCAGGTGGATCGTCACCGTCACTTCACCCTCGGGGAGCTCCTGTTCGGCCGTGTGGTCGCCGAACGCGTCGGAGCGGTACCAGCCGCGGTCGACCAGCAGCCACCACGGTTCCTCCTCATCCTCGACCTGCACGGCGAGGGCCGCCAGCACGTGGTCTGCGGGCGAGCCACCGATCGGCCGCTGAGGGAGGACCACAGCGGGGACCAGGTACTCCCCGGTCACGGTGACCTGACGCCAGGTGAGGTTCTCAGGCCAGGTGGCGTGCGCCGTCGGGAGCAGTTCGGTCAGGGCAACCGGTCGGCTGTCGTAGTTTGCCTCCACGAGCGCGGCTGCCTCCGCCTTGCCCTGGTAGCGGGTGAGCTGCCAGTAGCCCAGCATGGCGCAGGTGAGGCTGACGATGACCGCGACCGCCATGATGCCGGCCCACCGGCGGGACCGGAGGAAGGCGTAGCGGGTGCTGGCGTCAGTCATCGGCGGTGAGATCGGCCACCGGAATCGTCTCGCGGAGGAAGGAGCGCGCACCGAGGAAGTGCTCCAGGTGCTGGCGGTGGGAGTCGCAGGCGAGCCAGGTCTTGCGCCGGTCCGGGGTGTGCAAGCGGGGATTGTTCCACCGCAGTGCCCAGTCCGCCGCGCTCCGGCAGCCTTTCGCGCTGCAGATCAGCTCGGTCATGGACGCTCCTCGCCACGGGTGGGGTTGGCCAGTTGACGATCCGGTTCGGCCGGGACGGTTGCGATCAGGGTGTCCGGTCGATGGCGCCGCTCCACACCCGCGTTGGCGAGTACCACGGCGATCAACGGCAGCAGACCGGCCGCTGCGATGCAGGCCCACCGCACCCAGCCATCGGTGAACAACGCCGCGACGAAGCACCCCGTCCGGATGCCCATGGTGATCAGGTAGCGCACGATCCGATCGTGGGACTGCTCGCTCTGCGGGCGTCCGGCGGCGGTAATTGCATGAACCTCGGACACCACTCCAGGGTACGCCCCGCCTCCCGCCGAGGCAGACGGGCGACGGTGACCGGTCGCCGATCTGCCTCCACCTGTCCAGACGCGCTAGCGTGGGCCCGGCGACGCAGCGAGATCGAGAGGAACAAGCGGTGAGCGAAGAGCAGAAGCAGGGCCGGACCGTGGTGGTCACGGGTGCCAACCGGGGGATCGGACGGGCCATCGCCGAGCGGTTCGTGGCCGACGGCTTTCGGGTGGCGGGGATCGCCCGCTCCGATGACCTTCCCGAGGGAGTGTTCTTCGCCCACGCCGATATGACGGACACCACCTCCGTGGACGCCGCATTCACCGCGATCGAGGAGCACCAGGGTCCGACGGAGGTGCTCGTGGCTAACGCAGGTATCACCAAGGACACATTGCTGATGCGGATGACCGACGAGGAGTTCACCGACGTGGTGGACGTCAACCTCACCGGGGTGTTCCGCTGCGTGCGCCGGGCGACCAAGGGAATGATCCGCAAGCGGACCGGGCGGATCATCATGATCTCCTCGGTGGTGGGGCTGTACGGCTCACCGGGGCAGGTCAACTACGCGGCCACCAAGTCGGGGCTGGTGGGGATGGCGCGATCCATCACCCGTGAGCTCGGCGCGCGGGGTATCACCGCCAACGTCGTGGCTCCTGGGTTCATCGACACCGCCATGACCGCCGAGTTGCCCGAGGCCACCCAGGAGAAGTACCTGGCCTCCATCCCGGCCGGGCGCTTCGGTGCGACGGACGAGATCGCCGACGCCGTCGCCTTCCTCGCCGATGCTGGATACGTCAGTGGGGCAGTGATCCCGGTGGACGGCGGTCTCGGGATGGGGCACTGAGCAAGCGATTCCTCGACGGTGCCGGCGGCCGCTAGGCTCGGTGCCGGAACACGCCACGACGAGAGGGACACGATGGGACTGCTGGACGGGAAGACGCTGCTGGTGACGGGTGTGCTCATGGAGAGCTCGATCGCCTTCTCCGTGGCGCGCCTGGCGCAGGAGCAGGGTGCGACTGTGGTGCTCTCCTCGTTCGGTCGGCAGCTCAAGCTGACCCAGGCGATCTCGCGCAGGCTCCCGCAGCCTGCACCCGTGGTCGAACTCGACGTCACCAACGATGAGGATCTGGCGGCGCTGGCTGATCGTGTGCGCGAGCACGTCGATCACCTCGACGGCGTCGTCCACTCGATCGGATTTGCTCCGCAATCGGTGATGGGTGGCAACTTCCTCGCCGGGGAATGGAAGGACGTCTCCACCGCGGTGGAGATCTCCGCGTTCTCCCTCAAGTCGCTCGCCGTCGCCGCGCAGCCCTTGTTGACGCGCGGGTCCTCCGTGGTGGGCCTGACCTTCGACGCCCAGTATGCCTGGCCGGTCTACGACTGGATGGGCGTGGCCAAGGCGGCCTTCGAGGCGACCGCCCGGTACCTCGCCCGTGACCTCGGCCCGGAGGGCATCCGGGTCAACCTCGTCTCCGCCGGGCCCCTGCGTACCACCGCGGCCAAGTCCATTCCCGGTTTCGAGGCGATGGAGGGCGGCTGGCCCGACCGGGCGCCGCTGGGATGGGACGTGTCGGACGCCGAGCCGACAGCCCGGACGATCGTCGCGCTACTCTCGGACTGGTTCCCAGCGACCACGGCGGAAATCGTGCACGTGGACGGTGGCGTGCACGCGATGGGGCTGTAGGGCCTCGTTTTCAATTCGCGCACGTCCGAACGGAATGGATGGATCGGCTGCCGGTTCAGGCTGAGTCCCGCTCCACCGGCTGGCGCAGGATCGTCCGCAACCGCTCGGCCGGCACCCGCCGGGGGTCGTTGAGGTAGATCTCATGGTGGCGACCGGTCATCCGTAGCCCCTGGTTGGGGATGAACTCGGTGTGCATGGCGGCGAGCACGGGCGCCTCATCGTCGTAGGACCCGACGTGCAAGGTCTGCACACTGAGCCCCTCGTCCAGGGCCTCGAAGCGGACGTGGTCCAGTGCGTGGGCGCCACCTTTGCGACGTACCGTGTCCCGCGCTGCCTCGACCTGCTCGGTTGCGAGCCAGTCCGGGACGACGATCATCACCGTCCAGGACCACCGTGACTTGTCCCGGGCGGTGGTGAACGCCGCCATGTCCTCGGCCCACCAGAGCGCCTCCAGCGGCGGCACCACGTAGTCCCGGTCGAGCTCACGCTTGCTGAAGAACTTCAGGGTGTACGCGAATGGATACAGCGATCCCACAGCGTCGGCGTAGGCCTGTGAGGTGTTCGGGTCGCCCTGGCCGTCGACCATGAGGTACTGCAACGACGGGACCTCGACGATCGAGAAGGTGCCCCGCCGGGCGGTGTACGAGGGAATCTGCTTCTTCAGGTCAACCTTCACCTGTCCCAGTCTTCCTCATTCGAGCCCCGCTCCTGCGGAGGAAACCCCGCTCCGCGTAGCTGCGCCAGACTCGAAGGCGCCAACGGATTCGATTGCGCCCTTAGGCTGAAGGCATGAACTCCGCCTCCCAGCGCCTGGTGCTGCTGCGGCACGCGCAAGCCGAGCACGGCGCCCTGCGGGACGTCGACCGTGCCCTGAGCCTGGACGGTCGCGCCCACGCTCGTCTCGTGGGCGAGCGCCTGGCGGCCGCCGACCTCGTGCCGGATCTGGTGCTGTGCTCGGTCGCCGTGCGCACCCGGCAGACATGGCAGCTGGTGGCCGGGGGTATGGCCGAGCGGACTGAGGGCGTGGAGGTGCGTTACCTCGACGACCTCTACGAGGCGGATCTGAGCGACGTCCTGGACGCGATACGAGGCGTTCCGGAACACACGCCGACGGTCCTGGTGGTGGGGCACGAACCGGTGACCTCCGCCGTCGCGCACCTGCTCGCGGCACCCGGCTCGCAGGAGGCCGCCCTCCACCGCGTACGCACCGGTATCTCGACGTCGATGGCCGCCGTGCTCACCCCGAATGTTGCGTGGCCTGATATCGGCCGCCGCACGTGCGTGTTGACAGAGCTGATCAGCGGACGTCAGAGCGGCTGAGCCTGCGCTGTGTCACAGCCAGGTGAGCACCTGGTCCAGACCACCGTCGGTGATGGCGCGATCCGCCTGTGCGGCCACCACCGGCTTGGCATGGAAGGCGATCCCCAGACCAGCGGCCGCCAGCATGTCCAGATCGTTCGCGCCATCGCCGATCGCGACCGTATCGATCAGGTCGATCCCCTCCTCGGCGGCGAAGGCGCGCAACCAGGTCGCCTTCGCGGCACGGTCCACGATCGGTCCCGCGACGCGGCCGGTCAGCACCCCCTCGCGTGCCTGGAGCCGGTTCGCGCGCACCCGGGTGATCCCCACGTCATCAGCGATCGGATCGACGATCTCGTGAAAGCCGCCCGAGACCAGTGCGAGCGGCCAGTCCCGGGCCTGGGCCGCCGTCACCAGCTCGGCCGCCCCCGGGCTCAGGGAGATCTCGGCACGGACTTCGGCGAGCACCTGCACCGGGAGGCCGGCCAGAGTCGCTACCCGCTCGGTCAACGAAGCGGCGAAGTCCAGCTCGCCGGCCATGGCCCGTTCGGTGATGGCCGCCACCTGCTCGCCGGTGCCGGCCCGAGTGGCGAGCAGGTCGATCTGTTCTGCGGTGATGAACGTGGAATCCACGTCCATCACGATGAGCCGACGACGTCCCTCACCCATGCTGTGACCCATGCGGGAGATCCTGCCAGGGCAGGCTCAGTCCGTGGCGACCCGCCCGTTCTTCGGGACGACAGTGATCCCGCCGTCGGTGACCGTGAAGCCACGTGCGGCATCCTGCTCGTGGTCCACGCCGACGGTTGCACCGGCCTCGACGATCACACCTTTGTCGAGGATGGCACGGCGAACTGTCGCGTGCCGGTGCACCGACACCCCGTCCATCAGGACGGCGTCGGTCACCTGCGACCAGGAGTTCACCCGGACGCCAGGGGAGAGAACGGATCCGGAGACCTCACCACCAGAGACGACCACACCGGGGGAGATGATGGAGTCGGTCGCGTGCCCCACCCGATCCTCGACGGCGTGCACGAACTTGGCCGGTGGTAGTCCGGTGTACCCCGTGTGCAGCGGCCAGGAATTGTTGTAGAGGTTGAAGACCGGCTCAACGGCGATCAGATCTCGGTTCGCCTCGTAGTAGGCGTCCAGCGTCCCGACATCGCGCCAGTAGTCGCGATCACGATCCTTCGAGCCGGGAACGTCGTTGTCGATGAAGTCGTACAGGCCGCACTGACCCTTGGAGACGAAGTGGGGCACGATGTCGCCGCCCATATCGTGCTTGGAGTCGGCGCGGGCAGCGTCTGAGGTGACCGCGTCCACCAGGGCATCGGCGTTCATCACGTAGTTTCCCATCGACGCGAGCACCTCATCGGGTGAATCCGCCAGGCCGGGTGGATCGGCCGGCTTCTCCAGGAATGCGGCGATCTTGCGGGGGTCGGAGGAGTCGGCGTCGATCACTCCGAACTGGTCGGCCAGCGACTTCGGTTGCCTGATGCCGGCCACCGTCATATCCGCGCCGGACTCGATGTGCGAGGCGACCATCTGGGAGAAGTCCATGCGGTAGACGTGATCGGCCCCGACCACCACCACGATGTCCGGCTTCTCGTCGTCGATGAGGTTCAGCGACTGGTAGATCGCATCGGCGCTGCCGAGGAACCAGTTCTTCCCGACCCGCTGCTGGGCCGGGACCGGAGCCACGTAATTGCCCAGCAGTGCGGACATCCGCCAGGTTGTGGCGATGTGCCGGTCCAGAGAGTGGGACTTGTACTGCGTGAGCACCACGATCTTCAGGTAGCCGGAGTTCACCACGTTCGAGAGCGCGAAGTCGATCAGGCGGTAGATCCCGCCAAAGGGAACCGCGGGTTTTGCCCGGTCCTGCGTCAGCGGCATCAGCCGCTTCCCTTCGCCGCCAGCCAGAACGATTGCGAGAACCCGTGGTGCTGCCATGCTCAGAACCCTAGAGTCATCAGGCGGCTTGCACCATCCCAACCCGCCACCAGTTTTTTGAGTTCACCTGGGTACCAGGACGAAGGAGTAAGCGATGCGTGTCGACATCCTCACCCGTGAATATCCACCCCATGTTTACGGCGGTGCCGGCGTGCACGTCGACGAGCTCTCACGGGTGCTGCGCCAGCACCTCGACGTGCGGGTGCGGTGCTTCGACGGGCCGCGCACGGATGAGGCCGTGACCGGATACGACGTCCCGACCGCCCTCTCGGGGGCCAATGCGGCGCTAGCCACCCTCGGTGTCGACCTGCAGATGGCCAACGACCTCGCCGGTGCCGATCTCGTCCACTCCCACACCTGGTACGCCAACATGGGCGGTCATCTCGGTGGTCTCCTGCACGGCATCCCGCACGTTGTCTCGGCGCACAGCCTTGAACCGTTGCGCCCCTGGAAGGCCGAGCAGCTCGGCGGCGGTTACGCCCTTTCCAGCTGGGCCGAGCGGACGGCATACGAGGGAGCCGCCCGCATCATCGCCGTCAGCGCCGGGATGCGTGCGGACATCCTGCGTTGCTACCCGCAGCTCGACCCCGAGAAGGTCGTGGTGGTGCACAACGGCATCGATCTGAACGCCTGGCAGCGACCGGGGGAGGCGGAGAGCGCGCAGATCGCCCGTCAGCACGGGGTGGACCCGGACAGGCCGGCGGTGATCTTCGTCGGTCGTATCACCCGCCAGAAGGGACTGCCGCACCTGCTCGCCGCGGCCCATCAGCTACCGCCCGAGGTCCAACTGGTCCTCTGTGCCGGTGCGCCTGACACCCCCGAGCTCGCCGCGGAGGTCACCGAAGCGGTCGCTGAACTTCAGCGCACCCGGACGGGGGTGGTCTGGATCGACCAGATGCTGCCGCGTGCGGAGGTCGTCGGGCTCCTCGCCGCTTCGACGGTGTTCGTGTGCCCCTCGGTGTACGAACCGCTCGGGATCGTCAACCTCGAGGCCATGGCGGTCGGGGTTCCGGTGGTGGCCTCGGCTACCGGCGGGATCCCGGAGGTCGTGGTGGACGGTGAGACCGGGCGGCTGGTTGCGCTCGAGCAGCGTCAGGACGGGACCGGGACCCCGCTGGATCCGGAGAAGTTCGAGGCCGATCTCGCGCGGGCCCTGACCGACGTCTCCACCGGTACTGAGCAGGCGCGGAGGATGGGGCAGGCAGGGCGACGGCGCGCCGAGGAGCTGTTCTCCTGGGGCGCCATCGCCGGGCGCACACTCGAGGTCTATCGCGGTGTGCTGGGCGGCTGAGGAGCCGGGGCGCTGATCGTGGCCGCGACCATGGCGCGACGTGCGGCCGTGGCCACGTGGCGCATGGCGGCACTTCGCTGATCGACCTGCCAGGCGTTGACGGCAGCCCCATGGTCCTGGGAGGCCAGCCGCACGATCGCGTCCAACCGGGCCGCGCGTACCAGCAGGTCCAGCCGGCGCCGGTCCACCCGTTCCGGAAGCCGGCGGGCCAGATCACTCGGCACCACGCCGGAGGCGAGATCAGCGATCTGCTCGGCTGCCTCGGGGCGCCATCGCGCCACGTCCATACGTGTCAATGCGTCGATCGCGATCTCGAGAGCCTCCGTCAGGCTCCGACGGGCGTCCGCGGCCGAGTCCGGCACGGGCACCCGGCCGGCGTCGTGACGTAGGTGCCAGGTCACCATGGCGCCCGGCTCCCACGCCGAACCGAACTCCAGCACGTGGGGGAGGGCCACCACGGTAGGCTCCGCAGCGGTCCCGACGGCGACGATCGCCTCTCCCACCACGCTCGTCTCGTCAGCGAGCGCGGCGGGCACCCCGATCTCCCCAGGGACCGGCAGCGCGGTGTGCACCACCGACGTCGAGCCGCTGAGATCGAGCAGCAACCCCGCGAGGGGAGCCTCGCGTCCGTCCGGTTCGACCACGGTGTGTGGCTCGTCCTCACCCTGGACGGCGCGGACGGCGGTTTCCGCTGCGGCCGGCAACCCGGCCGGGTCGGGGACGGTGCGCAGCTCGTCCACCCAAAGGGCGGCGAGCACGCTGCGCGGCAGATCGATCGGCACGGCAGGCAGGCTAGATGAGGGTGCGGGCCCGTGTCACACCAGCGGGCGGCGAGTGCCAGTGGCTGTGCTCAAGGGAGGGCGGGCGGACCGATAGGCTCACAGCATGGGTGATGTGCTCCAGTTCGACGATGTGACGGTCCGCCGAGGAGACAAGGCCATCCTCGACTCGATGACATGGTCGGTGGAGGAAGGCGAGCGTTGGGTCGTGCTCGGCCCCAATGGCGCCGGGAAGACCACGGTCGCGGCCCTGGCCGCAGCGCGGATGCACCCCACAGGCGGGCGTGTCGTCGTCCTGGGCGAGGAGCTCGGCAAGGTTGACGTCTTCGAGTTGCGGCCACGGATCGGTTTGTCCAGCGCTTCGCTCGCTGACCGGATCCCGAGATCGGAGCGGGTGATCGACGTGGTCCTCACCGCGTCGTATGGCATGACCGGCAGGTGGCGGGAGTCCTACGAGCAGCTTGATATCGGTCGCGCTCGTGACCTACTTGCCGCTTTCGGGATGGCCGGATTCTCCGAACGGCTCTTTGGCACGCTTTCGGAAGGTGAACGCAAGCGGGTGCAGATCGCACGGGCGTTGATGACTGATCCCGAGTTGCTGATCCTCGATGAACCCGGTGCCGGGCTGGACCTGGG includes these proteins:
- a CDS encoding SixA phosphatase family protein; translated protein: MNSASQRLVLLRHAQAEHGALRDVDRALSLDGRAHARLVGERLAAADLVPDLVLCSVAVRTRQTWQLVAGGMAERTEGVEVRYLDDLYEADLSDVLDAIRGVPEHTPTVLVVGHEPVTSAVAHLLAAPGSQEAALHRVRTGISTSMAAVLTPNVAWPDIGRRTCVLTELISGRQSG
- the fabI gene encoding enoyl-ACP reductase FabI encodes the protein MGLLDGKTLLVTGVLMESSIAFSVARLAQEQGATVVLSSFGRQLKLTQAISRRLPQPAPVVELDVTNDEDLAALADRVREHVDHLDGVVHSIGFAPQSVMGGNFLAGEWKDVSTAVEISAFSLKSLAVAAQPLLTRGSSVVGLTFDAQYAWPVYDWMGVAKAAFEATARYLARDLGPEGIRVNLVSAGPLRTTAAKSIPGFEAMEGGWPDRAPLGWDVSDAEPTARTIVALLSDWFPATTAEIVHVDGGVHAMGL
- the fabG gene encoding 3-oxoacyl-ACP reductase FabG; this translates as MSEEQKQGRTVVVTGANRGIGRAIAERFVADGFRVAGIARSDDLPEGVFFAHADMTDTTSVDAAFTAIEEHQGPTEVLVANAGITKDTLLMRMTDEEFTDVVDVNLTGVFRCVRRATKGMIRKRTGRIIMISSVVGLYGSPGQVNYAATKSGLVGMARSITRELGARGITANVVAPGFIDTAMTAELPEATQEKYLASIPAGRFGATDEIADAVAFLADAGYVSGAVIPVDGGLGMGH
- a CDS encoding ABC transporter ATP-binding protein codes for the protein MGDVLQFDDVTVRRGDKAILDSMTWSVEEGERWVVLGPNGAGKTTVAALAAARMHPTGGRVVVLGEELGKVDVFELRPRIGLSSASLADRIPRSERVIDVVLTASYGMTGRWRESYEQLDIGRARDLLAAFGMAGFSERLFGTLSEGERKRVQIARALMTDPELLILDEPGAGLDLGGREELVAALGELAADVTSPVLVLVTHHVEEIPPGFTDGLLLREGQVVAAGELESVMTPQHLSATFGLDLVVERHGSRFAARALAGEPGVHEARAAH
- a CDS encoding SURF1 family protein, whose product is MTDASTRYAFLRSRRWAGIMAVAVIVSLTCAMLGYWQLTRYQGKAEAAALVEANYDSRPVALTELLPTAHATWPENLTWRQVTVTGEYLVPAVVLPQRPIGGSPADHVLAALAVQVEDEEEPWWLLVDRGWYRSDAFGDHTAEQELPEGEVTVTIHLRAAEPPSERDLSGRQVYAINPSQVLDVAAPGADLAGTVVTGAYGVLVEESPTTATPPAPLPRPSADLGNHLSYAFQWWVFALGALVGIVVLARREAIALAGPEVAAVAPSQAGATASYPGTRRPRRRTEADEEDAIIDAQLEAARRARVEVEPGRTGDDQASETSSR
- the glgC gene encoding glucose-1-phosphate adenylyltransferase, yielding MAAPRVLAIVLAGGEGKRLMPLTQDRAKPAVPFGGIYRLIDFALSNVVNSGYLKIVVLTQYKSHSLDRHIATTWRMSALLGNYVAPVPAQQRVGKNWFLGSADAIYQSLNLIDDEKPDIVVVVGADHVYRMDFSQMVASHIESGADMTVAGIRQPKSLADQFGVIDADSSDPRKIAAFLEKPADPPGLADSPDEVLASMGNYVMNADALVDAVTSDAARADSKHDMGGDIVPHFVSKGQCGLYDFIDNDVPGSKDRDRDYWRDVGTLDAYYEANRDLIAVEPVFNLYNNSWPLHTGYTGLPPAKFVHAVEDRVGHATDSIISPGVVVSGGEVSGSVLSPGVRVNSWSQVTDAVLMDGVSVHRHATVRRAILDKGVIVEAGATVGVDHEQDAARGFTVTDGGITVVPKNGRVATD
- a CDS encoding DUF3099 domain-containing protein — its product is MSEVHAITAAGRPQSEQSHDRIVRYLITMGIRTGCFVAALFTDGWVRWACIAAAGLLPLIAVVLANAGVERRHRPDTLIATVPAEPDRQLANPTRGEERP
- a CDS encoding GyrI-like domain-containing protein; amino-acid sequence: MKVDLKKQIPSYTARRGTFSIVEVPSLQYLMVDGQGDPNTSQAYADAVGSLYPFAYTLKFFSKRELDRDYVVPPLEALWWAEDMAAFTTARDKSRWSWTVMIVVPDWLATEQVEAARDTVRRKGGAHALDHVRFEALDEGLSVQTLHVGSYDDEAPVLAAMHTEFIPNQGLRMTGRHHEIYLNDPRRVPAERLRTILRQPVERDSA
- the glgA gene encoding glycogen synthase, producing MRVDILTREYPPHVYGGAGVHVDELSRVLRQHLDVRVRCFDGPRTDEAVTGYDVPTALSGANAALATLGVDLQMANDLAGADLVHSHTWYANMGGHLGGLLHGIPHVVSAHSLEPLRPWKAEQLGGGYALSSWAERTAYEGAARIIAVSAGMRADILRCYPQLDPEKVVVVHNGIDLNAWQRPGEAESAQIARQHGVDPDRPAVIFVGRITRQKGLPHLLAAAHQLPPEVQLVLCAGAPDTPELAAEVTEAVAELQRTRTGVVWIDQMLPRAEVVGLLAASTVFVCPSVYEPLGIVNLEAMAVGVPVVASATGGIPEVVVDGETGRLVALEQRQDGTGTPLDPEKFEADLARALTDVSTGTEQARRMGQAGRRRAEELFSWGAIAGRTLEVYRGVLGG
- the serB gene encoding phosphoserine phosphatase SerB — encoded protein: MGHSMGEGRRRLIVMDVDSTFITAEQIDLLATRAGTGEQVAAITERAMAGELDFAASLTERVATLAGLPVQVLAEVRAEISLSPGAAELVTAAQARDWPLALVSGGFHEIVDPIADDVGITRVRANRLQAREGVLTGRVAGPIVDRAAKATWLRAFAAEEGIDLIDTVAIGDGANDLDMLAAAGLGIAFHAKPVVAAQADRAITDGGLDQVLTWL